One window of the Crateriforma spongiae genome contains the following:
- a CDS encoding proton-conducting transporter transmembrane domain-containing protein, whose translation MTLDQCYFALGLVVVISPAVLLAVLAVTSLLDQKISERTSARLTETSVVVGLVAIIAILGLMLVTDRRFVPIELGNWVVIPQQHFHFHLKFVFDRLSVPFTILSFVLCGTVSAFASRYLHREPGYNRFFVLFSVFLLGMIVSSLAGTIETLFFGWELVGLSSALLVAYFHERTNPVRNGQRVWSIYRVSDAAFLIAALTLHHLTGAGDFDALMGTGVWPEGHVAITQSHALFVGALLLLAAMGKSALVPFSGWLPRAMEGPTPSSAIFYGALSVHLGAYLLLRVGPLLDASPLLRAAVISVGLISAVFGTLTARVQTDIKSALAFASLTQVGIIVVEIGCGLRYLALIHIIGHACLRTLQLLRAPTLLHDYHTLENAIGGHLQRNGTIWARWLPTRFRARLYSTAIERGFLDALLDDYIVRPFTRLFRWCDNMERRWTNLLSGGQSRESDDVRPHVESLEEFV comes from the coding sequence ATGACGTTGGATCAATGCTATTTCGCGCTCGGCCTGGTCGTGGTGATCAGCCCCGCGGTGCTGTTGGCGGTCTTGGCGGTGACGTCACTGCTGGATCAAAAGATTAGCGAGCGAACCTCCGCACGCTTGACCGAAACTTCGGTCGTCGTTGGATTGGTCGCGATTATTGCGATCTTAGGATTGATGTTGGTGACCGATCGGCGATTTGTCCCCATTGAATTGGGCAATTGGGTCGTCATTCCCCAACAACACTTCCACTTTCATTTGAAATTCGTTTTCGATCGGCTTTCGGTACCCTTCACAATTCTGTCCTTCGTTCTTTGCGGAACGGTCAGTGCATTTGCCAGCCGGTATCTGCACCGTGAACCGGGTTACAACCGATTCTTTGTCCTGTTCAGCGTCTTTCTGTTGGGCATGATTGTGTCATCGCTGGCCGGCACGATTGAAACACTGTTTTTTGGATGGGAACTGGTGGGCCTGTCATCGGCGTTGCTGGTGGCGTATTTTCACGAACGCACCAACCCGGTTCGAAATGGCCAACGCGTTTGGAGCATTTATCGCGTTTCTGACGCGGCATTCTTGATCGCCGCCTTGACGCTGCACCACTTGACCGGGGCCGGCGATTTCGACGCCCTGATGGGGACGGGCGTTTGGCCCGAAGGCCACGTTGCGATCACGCAGTCGCATGCGTTATTCGTCGGTGCATTGTTATTGCTGGCGGCGATGGGCAAATCCGCTTTGGTACCGTTTTCCGGCTGGCTTCCTCGGGCGATGGAAGGCCCCACACCGTCCAGTGCGATCTTTTACGGCGCATTGTCGGTGCACTTGGGTGCGTACCTTTTGCTTCGCGTCGGCCCGCTATTAGATGCGTCCCCACTTTTGCGTGCCGCTGTTATTTCGGTGGGCCTGATCTCCGCCGTCTTTGGCACCCTGACCGCACGCGTGCAGACCGATATCAAGAGCGCCCTAGCGTTCGCCTCGCTGACCCAGGTCGGGATCATCGTGGTCGAAATTGGTTGTGGGCTGCGTTACCTGGCATTGATCCACATTATCGGACATGCCTGCCTGCGGACGCTGCAATTGCTGCGTGCCCCCACACTGCTGCACGACTACCACACGCTGGAAAACGCCATCGGTGGTCACCTTCAACGCAACGGAACGATTTGGGCACGTTGGCTGCCAACGCGATTCCGAGCACGGTTGTATTCCACCGCGATTGAACGCGGTTTCCTGGACGCATTGTTGGATGACTACATCGTGCGTCCTTTCACCCGCCTGTTTCGATGGTGTGACAACATGGAAAGACGCTGGACCAATCTTCTATCCGGCGGTCAATCACGTGAATCCGATGACGTCCGTCCGCACGTCGAATCGTTGGAGGAATTCGTTTGA